A window of Roseburia hominis A2-183 genomic DNA:
ATGGAGGAAAGAACATGAAAGTAATATTGGTAAACGGAAGTCCGAGGGAAAAGGGATGTACTTATACAGCGCTCTGCGAGGTGGCAGGGGCTCTCGAGAAGAACGGCATTGAGACCGAGATTTTTCAGGTGGGTGCAAAGCCGATCGCCGGCTGCATCGGCTGCAATGTCTGTCTTAAGAACGGACGCTGCTTTGTGGACGATCCGGTCAATGAATTTGTTGAGAAAGCAAAAACGGCGGACGGTTTTGTGTTCGGCTCGCCGGTGCATTATGCGGCGGCATCCGGTGCCATCACCTCGTTTCTCGACCGCGCATTCTACGGAAAGGGAAATGTGTTTGCCGGAAAGCCGGGGGCAGCAGTGGTGAGCTGCAGACGCGGCGGCGCGGCATCCGCGTTTGATCAGCTGAACAAATATTTCACGATCAATTCCATGCCGGTGGTTTCCTCCCAGTACTGGAACCAGGTACACGGAAATACGCCGGACGAGGTACGGCAGGACGCAGAGGGACTGCAGACCATGCGCACGCTGGGCAGCAATATGGCATGGCTGCTCAAATGTATTCAGGCAGGAGCGGCAGCGGGAATCACATTCCCGGAGCGGGAACCTGCAATGAAAACAAATTTTATTCGGTAAAAGTTCAGTGGAAATTAAGAGAAATTAAGACAAATTTAAAACACAGAAATTCTCATCTGATGTAAGATAAAAAAGAAGGGAAAAGCCTTCTAGTAACGACCTGTGATAAAGTGCAGGAAAGATACCGGCTTTTTCCCAGCAGCCTTGGCAGCAGTGAGATATTCTTCATAAAAGAGAACTGCTTCGCTGTAAGTCATAGTTGGATCTATGGTATATTTCATCGTGATACGCCTCCTTTCTTTTTCCTTGACAGAGTATAGCACTTGTTTTAGAAGAAAGCAACAAAAAGATAGTAAAAATTTTGTAAAAAATCACGAAAATAATTGTGCATAATGAAAAAAGAGGCGCGCGTGGAACCGCAGAGAGAGCACGACAGAATGAACGGACAGATGGGAAGATGGAGCAATGCGAGAGGAACAGGAAGAGAAATACAGGCGAGAAGAACGGCGTAGGTATGAGGAGAAAAGGCGTAGACGGCGCAAAAGGCTTCGGAGAAGACGCCGGCTGCGCATAGTGCTTTTGATCGGCATTCCGCTGCTTTTGGTGCTGGCGGTCTGGTTTGGCACACGACAGATCAAAAAGCTTCTATATGAAGAAAAGCCGGTGATGGCGTACGAGGTAAAGTATGTGGCACAGGCGCCGGACTATCAGGTAGAACTGCTGGATTACAACGAATATTCGCGGCCGGGAACGGCGCTTTCCCAGGTGAACGGCATCGTGATCCACTATACTGCGAATCCGGGCACGACAGCGGAGCAGAACCGCAGCTATTTTGAGAATCTGAAAGACACAGGGGAGACGTATGCCAGCAGTCATTTCGTCATCGGCATGGACGGGGAGATTGTGCAGTGCATTCCGTGCAACGAGATTGCCTACGCGTCGAATGACCGGAATGAAGACACGATAGCCATCGAGTGCTGTATTCCGGATGAGACGGGAGAGTTTACCGATGCGACCTACCAGTCGCTGATAGAGCTTACCGCCTGGCTGATGGGACGCTATGACCTGACTACGGATGATGTGATCCGCCATTATGATGTGACGGGGAAAATGTGCCCGAAATACTATGTGGAGCATGAGGATGCGTGGCTTGTGTTCAAGCAGGACCTGCTGACCTACATTGATGTGAATGGTATTGCCAAAAATGAGGAAATATCGTAGAATACCTAGTATCAAGGGTAGTAGGTATACGGTATGATTCACGAATATTATAAAGAATTACAGAACAATCAGAATATAAGAGAGAACTTGAGTCTGCTGCGAAGCGAGTGCAAGGACCCACAGGCAAGGGAAACCCTGCTGTCTCTGGTGGGAGACGGGGCACTGCTCACAGGACTGCTGGAGAGCGATGAGCCGAAGGTGCGCAAAAATGCGGCGCTTCTGCTTGGAAGTCTCGGGCTTTTACAGACGGCAGGTTCTCTTTTTCATGCATACGAGAGAGAGCAGACGCTGTTCGTAAGGAGCGCGTATCTCACGGCTTTGTCAGGGATGGAGGTATCCCCGTATCTGGAAGCGTTAAAAGAACACAGGGATGCACTTTTGGCGCGGGAGATTCCCGAGAATGAGAAAAAGCATGTGAATGAGGAACTGCGAGAACTGGAACGTATCATTACGGCGGCGGAGGGAATTACCCGTCACACGTTTGTGGGATTCACAGAGCCGCAGGATTTTCTGCTCGCGACAAACCGGGAGCAGCGCGGCGTGACGCTTGAGGAGGTAAAAGCGGTGTCCGCATCGGTCAGACGCAGTGAGAAACTGCACCCGCTCGGTGTGCTGGTTCATGCGAAGGACGTCCGCCCGTTTGCGTCGATAAGGACTTACCGCGAGTTATTGTTTCCGGTGCGCACGGCGCAGCCGGTGCCGGAAGATGCCTTAGGAGCCGCGGAGGCGGTCTGGGATTCCAATCTGCGGGAGCTCCTTACACAGGCGCACCGGGAGACGACGCCGTTTTATTTCAGACTGGAAATAAAGAGCCACATGCCGTTAGACAAAAAGAGCACGTTTGCCAGACGGTTTTCCGCGGAGCTGGAGCGGCTGTCCGGCAGGATGCTTGTGAATGCACCGTCGGATTATGAGATTGAACTGCGGCTTCTGGAGAAAAGAGACGGCGGTTACGCCTGCTTTCTGAAACTTCTTACGATTGCGCATGGACGCTTTGCCTACCGCAAAAATGCGGTGGCAGCTTCGATTCATCCGGCGACGGCGGCAATGATTGTGGCGCTGGCAGAGCCGTATTTAAAAGAAAACGCGCAGATTCTCGATCCGTTCTGCGGTGTCGGCACGATGTTGATCGAGCGGGATATCCGTGTCCCGGCACGGGAAAAATACGGAATTGATATCTTTGGCGAGGCGATCCGGGGAGCCAGGGAGAATGCATCATATGCGGGGGAGAAAATCAATTTTATCAACCGTGATTATTTTGATTTTACACATGCATATCTATTTGACGAGATCATCACCAATATGCCTGTCCGGGGAAGAAAGTCAAAGGAAGAGACGGACACTTTTTACGGCAGATTTTTTGAAAAATCAGCCGGACTTTTAAAAGCGGACGGAATTCTTGTGCTCTATTCCAATGAGCAGGGATTTATCAGAAAACAGCTTCGCATAAGAAGCGCTTACCGGCTGCTTGCCGAGCAGTGTATCCGGGAAAAGGATCAGTTTTATCTGTTTGTAATTCAGTATAAAGGATGAGGAAGATATGGCACTTTCAAGGGGGATGAATCAGGAAGCGTCGCAGGATACCGATCTGGGATTGTTAGATGCGACATTGATGCAGAATCTGCAGGACCGGTTTTGCGATGCCAATAATGTGTATCTGGTGTGTCTGAGCAGAACGCGCGGAGTTGTCACAAAGGCATACGGTTCTAAGGAGGAACTGGCGTACATTCACGGACTGACCGGAGTGGAACGGCATATGACGCTCATGAACCGGCTTTTAGATGACGGAATCGAAAGTGTGCTCGAAGAGGATTGTGGAAATGATCTGGTGAAAATGTGCGGCGTGTCCATCAAGATCGGCGGGAAGACGGCGGCAATCTGGATCGTCATCGGAATTATGGATCGGGAAGGCGGGGATGTTCCATCTTATGTCATGCGCACGACGCCGGAACGGTATGATAAGTCACTGGAATTTCTGGAGACATTGTCCAAGCAGATGTTCGCCGTGAAGATGGAAGAACTGATGGCACAGGAGGCGGTGTTAAAGAGCCGCGAGTCTGAGACGCAGATGGAAGCGGAACTTCACAGGAATGAGGTGATGACTTCCATCGTAAAGATGTTAGAGTCGGAAAACAGCTTTGAGGAGATCGTGCACGACATTCTGCGGGAATGCTGCGCGTATATGGAGATTTCGCGCGGTGCGCTCTTAAAAGAGAACAAAGAGCACTCGAAGATCGAGATGATCTGTGAATATGCGGCGCCCGGAATGGACTCAGTGCGTGGGGAATGGTCCGGCGTGTCGCGTGAGAAGATGCCCTTTTTTAACGGAAAACCGTATATGATTTCTTCAAACAGTATGATGCCGGAGGTGTTCCGGCAGTTTTTTGATGCGCACGGGCTTTTGGCAGGCATTTTTCTGCCGGTCGAGGTCAATACCAGGGCGGAGATGTACCTGTGCTTTTTGGAAGAACACGAGGAGCGGAACTGGGAAGTGACGGACGTCAAGTTCGTCAACGATGTCAGACGGATTATTCAGAGTATTCTTCTGAAGCGTATTGCAAAAAATTCGTTGGCGAGTTCGTATGCGTCCCTTGAGGCGATTTTAGAGAACGTGGGCTGCGGAATCTATGTGAAGGATCCGGTCAGTGGAAGGATTCTCTACAGCAACCAGCGGCTGCGCGCATTTCTGCCGGACGATGCCGCGCCGGACATGTTGGAGAACTGCTGGCGGGAAGAATCGGGCGGCATTGATACGGACTGCTTCCACGAGATCTATCTGGAGCAGGAAAAACGCTGGTTTGACTATCACCGGACAGGAATCCACTGGGTCGACGGAAGAAGTGTATTTTTGTATACCATCTATGAGGTGACGGACAAAAAGCTGTATCAGCAGAAGATCGAACGGCAGGCAAACAACGATTTTTTGACCGGGCTTTACAACCGTATGCGGTTTGAGCAGGATCTTGCGCACTGCATTGAACAGACAAAGGAGTTCGGCGGCGAAGGAGCGCTGCTCTACATCGATCTCGATGATTTTAAGCATATCAACGACGGACTGGGACACCAGTACGGGGATATCCTGTTAAAAAATATATCGGACAGCCTGCGTCGGATTCCGGGTGTGGAAAATAACTGTTACCGCATGGGCGGAGATGAGTTTATCATTATTCTTGCACATCGGCAGATCATGATGCTGCAGAAGATTCTGAACGACATCCGCACGCTGTTTTCCAAGCCGTGGATGCTTAAGGGGGCGGATTACTACTGTACGATGAGTATGGGCGTTGTGCGTTTTCCGACAGAGGGCGACACGGTGGAGGAGCTGATCAAGAAGGCGGATATTGCGCTTTACGCCGCAAAATGTTCCGGCAAGAACCGTGTGGAGTTCTACGATGAGAACGTGGAGTCCACATCGTTCCGCCGCCTCGATATGGAAAAAAATATGCGCAATGCGACCAACAATGCATTTTCCGAGTTTGAGGTGGTCTATCAGCCGATCGTGGATGTGACCAGGGAATCCAATCCGTGCGTGGGTGCGGAGGCGTTGATCCGCTGGAATTCCGGGGAACTGGGATTGATTGCTCCGACGGATTTTATACCGCTGGCGGAGTATCTGGGGCTGATTAACCCGATCGGTGCGTATGTCCTCGAGGAGGCGTGCAAGCGGTGCAAATACTGGAACGATATGGGGCATCCGGATTACAAGGTAAATGTCAATCTCTCCGTGGTGCAGCTGCTGCAGAATGACATTGTAGAGCAGGTGCGCTCGGTCATCAAACGGACGGGGATTGTACCGGAGAATCTGACCCTGGAGGTCACGGAGGGGCTGGCGATCAACGATATGAGCCGGATGAAGAAGATTCTTTCCGAGATTCGCGCACTTGGCGTGCGTGTGGCGCTGGATGATTTCGGGACGGGGTATTCCTCACTTAATCATATCCGGGAAATGCCGATCGACGTCATCAAGATTGACCGCTGTTTTATCATTGACATCGGGAAGGATGAATTTTCCGCCGCCTTCGTGAAAATGGTGGCGGAACTTGCCCAGACGATCGGCGTTCATGTCTGTGTGGAGGGCGTCGAGACGAAAGAACAGGTTGATGCGCTCAAGCAGACGAAAATCCAGTTGATTCAGGGATTTTACTTTGGAAAGCCGCTGCATAAAGAGGAGTTTGACGAGAAATATCTGTAGTTGCACGAATTGTTTGAACAATTTATTTAAAATTTTTTGAAAAAAGCATTGACATTTTAAAATACGTTTGTTATTATTATCAAGTCGTCACGATGAGTGACCGAAATGCGGAAGTGTCGGAACTGGCAGACGAGCAAGACTAAGGATCTTGTGTTCATTGCGAACGTGTGGGTTCAAGTCCCATCTTCCGCATTACATCACAAATATTCGTGGAGATTATGCAGGAGTGGCGGAATTGGCAGACGCGCAGGCTTCAGGTGCCTGTGGTAGCAATATCGTGTGGGTTCAAGTCCCATCTCCTGCATTTTTTATTTGCGGGAAGCCTTGAGAGTGAAGGCTTCCCGTTTTTTCATTTCCTGTATTCTATATACTGCAAAATTAATTCGGCAGCTTTCTCGATACCGATTTTCCCTGTATCAATACAAAGGTCATACTCGTTGCCGTCGCCCCAGCGGGTTGCCGTGCACTGTTCCTGAAATGCAGAACGCTTTTCATCTACTTCCCGCAATGTCTCCGCAGCCTCTTTTTCAGATACGTGGTCGCGCTCCTGGATTCTCTTTTTCCGTATGTCCGGATCGGCGTGGAGATAAACGGACACACAGTCCGGGTCATCCTTGTAGATTATGTTTGCGCATCTGCCGATGATAATACAGGATTCCTGCTCCGTGACATCCTTTACAAAACGGAT
This region includes:
- a CDS encoding flavodoxin family protein; this translates as MKVILVNGSPREKGCTYTALCEVAGALEKNGIETEIFQVGAKPIAGCIGCNVCLKNGRCFVDDPVNEFVEKAKTADGFVFGSPVHYAAASGAITSFLDRAFYGKGNVFAGKPGAAVVSCRRGGAASAFDQLNKYFTINSMPVVSSQYWNQVHGNTPDEVRQDAEGLQTMRTLGSNMAWLLKCIQAGAAAGITFPEREPAMKTNFIR
- a CDS encoding peptidoglycan recognition protein family protein — translated: MREEQEEKYRREERRRYEEKRRRRRKRLRRRRRLRIVLLIGIPLLLVLAVWFGTRQIKKLLYEEKPVMAYEVKYVAQAPDYQVELLDYNEYSRPGTALSQVNGIVIHYTANPGTTAEQNRSYFENLKDTGETYASSHFVIGMDGEIVQCIPCNEIAYASNDRNEDTIAIECCIPDETGEFTDATYQSLIELTAWLMGRYDLTTDDVIRHYDVTGKMCPKYYVEHEDAWLVFKQDLLTYIDVNGIAKNEEIS
- a CDS encoding TRM11 family SAM-dependent methyltransferase, which produces MIHEYYKELQNNQNIRENLSLLRSECKDPQARETLLSLVGDGALLTGLLESDEPKVRKNAALLLGSLGLLQTAGSLFHAYEREQTLFVRSAYLTALSGMEVSPYLEALKEHRDALLAREIPENEKKHVNEELRELERIITAAEGITRHTFVGFTEPQDFLLATNREQRGVTLEEVKAVSASVRRSEKLHPLGVLVHAKDVRPFASIRTYRELLFPVRTAQPVPEDALGAAEAVWDSNLRELLTQAHRETTPFYFRLEIKSHMPLDKKSTFARRFSAELERLSGRMLVNAPSDYEIELRLLEKRDGGYACFLKLLTIAHGRFAYRKNAVAASIHPATAAMIVALAEPYLKENAQILDPFCGVGTMLIERDIRVPAREKYGIDIFGEAIRGARENASYAGEKINFINRDYFDFTHAYLFDEIITNMPVRGRKSKEETDTFYGRFFEKSAGLLKADGILVLYSNEQGFIRKQLRIRSAYRLLAEQCIREKDQFYLFVIQYKG
- a CDS encoding sensor domain-containing phosphodiesterase, giving the protein MALSRGMNQEASQDTDLGLLDATLMQNLQDRFCDANNVYLVCLSRTRGVVTKAYGSKEELAYIHGLTGVERHMTLMNRLLDDGIESVLEEDCGNDLVKMCGVSIKIGGKTAAIWIVIGIMDREGGDVPSYVMRTTPERYDKSLEFLETLSKQMFAVKMEELMAQEAVLKSRESETQMEAELHRNEVMTSIVKMLESENSFEEIVHDILRECCAYMEISRGALLKENKEHSKIEMICEYAAPGMDSVRGEWSGVSREKMPFFNGKPYMISSNSMMPEVFRQFFDAHGLLAGIFLPVEVNTRAEMYLCFLEEHEERNWEVTDVKFVNDVRRIIQSILLKRIAKNSLASSYASLEAILENVGCGIYVKDPVSGRILYSNQRLRAFLPDDAAPDMLENCWREESGGIDTDCFHEIYLEQEKRWFDYHRTGIHWVDGRSVFLYTIYEVTDKKLYQQKIERQANNDFLTGLYNRMRFEQDLAHCIEQTKEFGGEGALLYIDLDDFKHINDGLGHQYGDILLKNISDSLRRIPGVENNCYRMGGDEFIIILAHRQIMMLQKILNDIRTLFSKPWMLKGADYYCTMSMGVVRFPTEGDTVEELIKKADIALYAAKCSGKNRVEFYDENVESTSFRRLDMEKNMRNATNNAFSEFEVVYQPIVDVTRESNPCVGAEALIRWNSGELGLIAPTDFIPLAEYLGLINPIGAYVLEEACKRCKYWNDMGHPDYKVNVNLSVVQLLQNDIVEQVRSVIKRTGIVPENLTLEVTEGLAINDMSRMKKILSEIRALGVRVALDDFGTGYSSLNHIREMPIDVIKIDRCFIIDIGKDEFSAAFVKMVAELAQTIGVHVCVEGVETKEQVDALKQTKIQLIQGFYFGKPLHKEEFDEKYL
- a CDS encoding cytidylate kinase-like family protein; its protein translation is MKITIARQCGSGGHKVADILSEKLGMEIFDKKRFIEESKRRNVYDENANFLNEKPIDSFLYSLIMSYGSKNPRERYIRFVKDVTEQESCIIIGRCANIIYKDDPDCVSVYLHADPDIRKKRIQERDHVSEKEAAETLREVDEKRSAFQEQCTATRWGDGNEYDLCIDTGKIGIEKAAELILQYIEYRK